The segment CTGGCGCCGGCTCAAGGAACACCTCGACGCCGGCACTCTCCCCTCCGACCTCGCCGGCTTTGCGCGGCTGACGGAATCCATCGCGCACCTGACCTGAACCCGAGCTCTTCAACTACGCAACCAGCACCATCGAGCAAAACAGAGCACCAAGCAATCATTAGCCTTCTCGACGACGAGCCGGACCGCACCGAACGCGCAGACCACGCAGCGGTCCCGAAAGGAATCATCATGAATGTTCAGTCCGAAGCCAGCCGCAATTTCTCCCGCAGGGGTTTCCTCGGCCTCACGGCGGCAGCAGCGGCTGTCCCTCTGCTTGCGGCTTGCGGGGGCGGCTCCAGCTCGAGCTCCGCCGGCGGCGCCATCAAGTTCTGGGACATGCCGTGGGCCACCCCGGCCTATAACGATGCCGCGAAGAAGATCACCGAGTCCTACGCCCCGACTGGCAGCAACGGCAAGGCCGGTTACCAGATCATTCAGTGGAACAACTTTTACCAGACCTTCTCCTCGGCCATTGCGTCCAAGACCGGTCCTGCGGTGTCCACTGGTGGCGGTTTCCAGGCGTTCCAGTTCGACCAGCAGGGCCAGATCGCCTACGCGGACAAGGTCATCGACTCGCTGAAGAAGAACGGCCAGTTCGACGACTTCCTGCCCGGCGTACTGGACCCGTTCAAGTCGGACAAGGGCTACGTCGCCGTTCCGTGGCAGCTGGACATGCGCGTCTTCTGGTACCGCAAGTCCCTCTTCGACCAGGCCGGCGTCGCACTGCCCACCGACTGGGCCTCGCTGCTTGACGCAGGCAAGGCGCTGAAGAAGATCGGCGCCTTCGGCTTCGCCACCGGGTCCGGCGCCGGCAACAACATCGGCAACCACTCGATGATCATGATGATGGTCAACAACGGGGGTGGCGTCTTCACCAAGGACGGCCAGCTGGACGTCATGAACGACCGGAACGTCGAAGCCACGGAGTACCTCCTGGAACTGGTCTCCAACGGCATCATCGACCCCGCAGCAGTCAGCTACACCACGGACAACCTCAACGCGCAGTGGAAGGACAAGAAAGCCGCCTTCGGCCCGTACGTCCTGGGCGTGCCGGCTCGCGTCGGCGACACCTCCGGCGACATCATGGTGGCCAGTCCGATTGCAGGCCCGCACGGCGACAAGCACGGATTGGTGTTCCCGAACAACATCATGATGTACAAGAACACCCCGTCCCAGGAATCCTCCGAGGCCTTCCTGACCTACTACATGGGACAGCTCAAGGAGCTGTGGCGCCAGAAGCTCATGAACGCCCTGCCGGTATTCAAATCCATCACGGAAATGCCCGAATTCACGAGCGACGCCAACAACGTCAAGATCGTCAAGGAATGGCAGCCCATCGCGAAGACCTTCGCCGCGCAAGGCACCTCGCTCAACGCCAACCTGGCTGTCCTCGACGGCGGCCAGGCACTCAACCAGTTCACCCAGACCATCCTCACCGGCAAGACCGACGCCAAGACGGCGCTCACGGCCTTCAAGACCGGCCTCGAATCCGTCATCAAGAAGTAAAGCCGTCGCCATGACATCCACCACAACACAGTCCGGCCTCGCCCGGGCCCGTCGGGGGCTTGCTCCCGGCGGGTCCGGCGGCGGGTCCCTGAACCGCAAGAGCAAACTTTCGGGGCAGACCAAGCGGACGTTCTTCTGGCTCCTGCTGCCCTCGGTCATCCTGCTCGTCCTGATCCACGGCTACCCACTGGTCTACGCCGGCGTCCAGGCCACCCACGACGGCTCCCTGATCGACACGGGCAACTTCGTCGGCGTCGACAACTTCGGCCATGTCCTGACATCCCCGGCCTTCTGGAAGGCCGCCCAGTTCACCCTGTGGTTCACCATCGTCGGCGTCTTCGGCTCCTGGCTGGTTGGCCTGGGCCTGGCCCTGCTGCTGCGCACCAAAATCCCGGCGGGCGGGACCTTCAAGGTCCTCCTCCTCCTGCCCTGGGTGGTTCCGATCGTGGTCTCCTCGACCGCCTGGAACTGGCTCGTCGCCACCCCGGACAGCCTCATCCCCTCCATCTTCCGGAACCTCGGACTGGGCACGCCCCTGTTCCTGGCGGACCCCCACCTGGCCGCGGTCATGGTCATGGTGTTCAAGGTCTGGGTCAGCTTCCCCTTCATGATGATGATGATTTCGGCAGCACTGGCCTCGGTAGACACCACCGTCTATGAAGCCGCCAGCATGGACGGTGCCAGCAAATGGCAGCAGTTCACCCAGATCACCCTGCCGCTGATCGCCCGCTCCACCTACATCAGCTGGATTCTGATGACGATCTTCTGCGTCAACGACTTCCCCACCATCTACCTCCTCACCGGCGGCGGCCCTGTTGACGCCACTACCTCCCTCGTGGTCCTGGCCTACCGCACGGTCTTCCAGGACTTCCAGACCGGTCCCGGCGTTGCCATCGCCTTCCTCATGACCCTCACCCTCGTCGTCGTGTCGGTCTTCCTGTACCGCCAGATCCGAAAGTCGAGCGTCGAATAATGAGCGCAGTACTCCACGCCCACCCCGAATCCGGACCCGCGCTCGGTGTCGCGGGACCCGAAAAATCCCGCCGCGTCCTCTCCGAAGCAGGCATGCGCGGACGCTGGTGGCGGTTCGTCCTGATCCTGGCCATCACCGCCATCGTCCTGGTCCCCATCATGGTCACCGTGGTCCTGGCCCTCACCCCGGGCCCCAACAGCACCGCGACCGGCCTCACCCTGGAGAACCTCAGCAACGTCTTCTCCGAGACCCTGGCCGCCACCTGGCTCAAGAACAGCCTCATCACCACCGTCAGCACCGTGATCGTCGCCGTCGCCGTGGCCGCACCCGCCGGCTATGTCCTCTCCCGCGGCCGATCCAGGGCCGTCTCCGGCTACTCCCTGCTGCTGTTCGTCATGCAGTCCCTGCCGATCATCACGTCCGTGGTGCCGCTGTTCATCCTGTTCGCAGGCCTGGGACTCGTGGACAACCTCATGGGACTGATCATTATCTACGTCGGCTCGACAATGACTGTGGCCACGTGGATGATGGCGGCATACTTCGATTCCATCCCGGTCAGCCTCGAGGAGGCCTCGTGGATCGACGGCTGCTCAGTGTTCGGATCGTTCACGAAGGTAGTGCTGCGCAATTCCCTGCCCGGCATCCTGTCCACGGCCATCTTCGCCTTCCTCCTGGCCTGGAACGACTACCTTGTCGCCATCGTGTTCCTGCGCTCCAACGAAATCTTCACCCTCCCCATGGGCGTCCAGTCGTTCTTCCAGCAAAACCAGACCGACTGGTCCGGCGTCATGGCCCTCGCGGTCATCATGATGCTCCCACCGATCATCGTCTTCGCCACCCTGAACAAATACTTCAGCGTCGGCGGCATCGGCGGATCCCTCGCCGGCCGCTAACGGCCGCTATATGCCTCGCATCGCACGCAACTGACAACGCAAAGGAAAACCATGTCTTACTCCATCCAGCTGTATACCCTGCGCAACGCCATGCAGGAAGACCTGCCGGGCACCATCAAGAAGGTTGCCGAGATCGGTTACACGCAGGTTGAACCCTACAATTTCGTGGCCACGGCCAAAGAACTGGGCACTGCCTTGAAGGAGAACGGGCTGAGTGCCCCGTCCGGCCATGCGCCGCTGCTGAGCCAGGACCAGGACGAGATCTTCGCCGCCGCCAAGGAACTCGGCATCAGCACGGTCATTGATCCCTACCTGCCTGCCGAGCACTGGCAGAAGGCCGAGGACATCCAGGCCACCGCGGCCAAGCTCAACGCCGCAGCGAAGAAAGGCGCCGAATACGGCATCCGCGTCGGCTACCACAACCATGCCTGGGAGCTTGAGTCCACCATCGAGGGCCAGACCGCCCTGGAGTACTTTGAGGGACTGCTGGATCCGGAACTGGTCCTGGAAGTCGACACCTACTGGGCCTCGGTCGGCGGCCAGAACCCCGTTGAACTGCTCGCCCGCCTCGGTGACCGCGTGAAGTTCATCCACATCAAGGACGGCCCCGGCACCACGGACACCAAGGCCCAGCTTCCGGCGGGCCAGGGCACCATCCCGGTGCTCGACGTCGTTGCTGCCGCAAAGTCCCTCGAAGTCGGCGTCGTTGAGTTCGACGACTACGCCGGCGACATCTTCGAAGGCATCGCCGAAAGCCTCGCCTTCCTCAACGCAGCACAGGAAGTGAACGCATGAGCGCCGCAACACACCAGACCACCCCTTCCACCCGACGGGGACCCGTGGGCGTCGCGGTGATCGGCGCGGGCAACATCAGCAAGGCCTACCTGGACAACCTGACGGTTTTCCCGGACCTGAAGGTCCACGTCATCGCCGACCTGTTCGAGGACGCCGCGGAAGCGCGGGCCAAGGAATACGGCGTCCCCGGGTGGGGCGGGGTGGACGCGGCGCTGAACCATCCCGACGTCGAGATCATCGTGAACCTGACCATCCCGGCAGCGCACGTCGAGGTGGCCACGGCCGCCGTGAACGCCGGCAAGCACGTCTGGACCGAGAAGCCGTTCTCCCTGGACCGCGAATCCGGGCTGGCCCTGCTCAAGACGGCCGACGCCGCGGGCATCCGCCTGGGCTGCGCACCTGACACCTTCCTGGGCGCGGGGCTGCAGACTGCCCGCCGGATCATCGAACGCGGTGACATCGGCACCCCGCTGACCGCCCTGACCATGTTCCAGACCCCCGGCCCGGAGTCCTGGCACCCGAACCCGGCGTTCCTCTTCGCCCACGGCGCGGGTCCGCTCTTCGACATGGGCCCGTACTACGTCACCGCGCTCGTGCAGGCCTTCGGCTCGGTCCGCAAGGTCGCCGCCGTCGGGTCCAAAGCCAAGGACGTCCGCGTGGTCGGTTCCGGGCCCAAGGCCGGGGAGGAATTCCCCGTCGAGGTCCCCACCCACGTGTCCGCGATGCTCCAGTTCGAGGGCGGCGCCTCTTCGCACAGCGTCTTCAGCTTCGAGTCCCCCCGCCTGCGGATGGGTTTCGTGGAGATCACCGGCACCGAGGGCACCCTGGAGCTCCCGGACCCGAACTACTTCGACGGCGACCTCAAGCTCTGGCGCGCGGGAGCCGAAGAAGCGGAAACCATTCCCGCCACGGGACCGGCCAACGGCCGCGGCATGGGGGTGCTGGACATGGCCCGGTCCCTGCGCGCCGGTGTCCCGCACCGCGCCCAGGGAGCCCTCGCCTACCACGTGGTCGATACCCTGGTTTCCATTTCCGAGTCCGCCGAAACCGGCACCTTTGTAGGCGTCGACAGCTCCGCCGTGACCTCCCAGGCCCTCCCCGAGGACTGGGACCCGATGGCCGCCACCCTCTAGGAACCCACTCATGACCAGCTCCGCCCCCACCCCCACCACCCCGCACCACGGCGCCTCCCCGGAGGGGAGCAGCGCGGGCAAGAAAACCCTGGGTGTTGCCGCGATCGGCTACGCGTTCATGGGCAAAGCCCATTCCAACGCGTGGCGGAACGTGGGCAGCTTCTTCGACGTTCCGGCCTTCGAGCAGAAAGTGCTCGTGGGCCGGGACCCGGAACAGGTCGCCCGGGCCGCGGCCAGGTACGGGTGGAGCGAGTCCGCCACGGACTGGCGCTCCGTCCTGGAGCGCGACGACGTCCATATCGTGGATATCTGCGCCCCGGGCTGGATGCACGCCGAGATCGCCATCGCGGCGCTGGAAGCGGGCAAGCACGTGCTCGTGGAGAAGCCCCTCGCGAACACCCTGGCCGAGGCCGAAGCGATGACGGATGCCGCGCGTGCCGCCCGGGCGCGCGGCATCCAGTCCATGATCGGCTTCAACTACCGCCGGGTACCGGCCCTGGCCCTGGCGAAGGAGCTGATCGCCGAGGGCAGGCTGGGCACGGTCCGGCACGTCCGCGCCGCCTACCTGCAGGACTGGCTCGTGGACCCGGACTCCCCGATGACCTGGCGGCTGAACAAGGAAACCGCCGGATCCGGTGCGCTGGGCGACATCGCCTCCCACGCGATCGACCAGGTCCTCTTCCTGCTCGGGGACACGGTCACCGAGGTCTCCGGCCGGCTGCACACCTTCGTGGACAGCCGTCCCGGGCCGGACGGTCCGGAACAAGTCACGGTCGACGACGCCGCCTGGGCCACGCTGACCCTTGCCTCCGGGGCGGTCGCCTCGGTGGAAGTCTCCCGCATGGCCACGGGCCGGAAGAACTCGCTCACGATGGAAATCTACGGCGACAAGGGCTCGCTCCTGTTCGACCTGGAATCCATCAACGAACTGGGTTTCATGGACGCCACGGTGCCCGTCAGGGAGCAGGGCTTCCGACGAATCCTGGTCAACGAGCCCGACCACCCCTACATGGACGCCTGGTGGCCCCAAGGCCACGTGATCGGCTGGGAGCACACCTTCACCCACGAAATCCGCGACTTCCTGACCGCTGTGGCGACCGGAACCCCGCCCACACCCTCCTTCGAGGACGGGCTCGCCGTCCAGCAGGTCCTGGCCGCCATCGAAGAATCCGCCGACGCCAAGAGCGCCATCATCCAGGTCGCCGCCCACCGACCATAACCGGCCACTGAGCACCCCGGCCTTCCGTTTTCCCCTCCCCCCGAAATCTTTCCCAAGGAGAACCAATGCCCCGCCCGTACACCTTGTTCACCGGCCAGTGGGCCGACCTGCCCTTCGAGGAAGTCGCCCGCCTGGCCTCCGGCTGGGGCTATGACGGCCTGGAAATCGCCGTGTCCGGTGACCACCTGGACGCCTGGCGCTGGGACGAACCCGGCTACGTCGAATCCAAACTCGCCATCCTGGACAAATACAACCTCAAGGTCTGGGCCATTTCCAACCACCTCAAGGGCCAGGCCGTGTGCGATGACCCCATCGACTTCCGCCACCAAGCCATCGTCGGGGCCAAGGTCTGGGGCGACGGGGACCCCGAAGGCGTCCGCGCCCGCGCAGCCGAGGAAATGAAACACACCGCCCGCCTCGCCCGCGCGCTCGGCGTGGACACCGTCGTCGGGTTCACCGGCTCCTCCATCTGGCAATACGTCGCCATGTTCCCGCCCGTCCCCGAAAAAGTCATCGAGGCCGGCTACCAGGACTTCGCGGACCGCTGGAACCCCATCCTGGACGTCTTCGACGAATGCGGGGTCCGCTTCGCCCACGAAGTCCACCCCTCCGAGATCGCCTACGACTACTGGACCACCGTGCGGACTTTGGAAGCGATCGGGCACCGGGAAGCGTTCGGCCTGAACTGGGACCCCTCGCACTTCATGTGGCAAGGCATCGACCCCGTCTCCTTCATCTGGGACTTCAAGGACCGGATCTACCACGTGGACTGCAAGGACACCAAGCTGCGCCCCACCGGCCGGAACACCGTCATGGGCTCCCACCTGCCCTGGGGCGACCCGCGCCGGGGCTGGGACTTCGTCTCCGCCGGACGCGGCGACGTGCCCTGGGAATCTTCCTTCCGGGCCCTCACCGCGATCGGCTACAACGGTCCGATCTCCGTGGAATGGGAAGACGCCGGCATGGACCGCCTCCACGGCGCCCCCGAAGCCCTCGCCGCCCTCAAAAAATACGACTACCCACCTTCACAAACCAGATTCGACGCCGCCTTCAGCCAGGACTAACCCTCCGTTTAGCGCGAGTTGGCAAAAGATGACCCCAAAATCCGATTTTGCGGGCATCTGCTGCCAACTCGCGCCCCGATTCGCCCACAACGAAAGGTCATCCGCATGTCTGGCACCACAGCACCTGATGAGGACGGATTCGTCGAGGAAGCATGGTGATACGAACCCTTCGGCCAGGCCAGCGCTGCGAAGTCTGGATCGCCTCCGCCACCGGCAGCTCCGAATTGGCCTTCACCACGGACGAGCTGCTGCTGGAGGCACCGAACTGGACGCTCGATGGCCAGGCCCTCATCCTCAACGGGGACGGTGTCCTCTGGCGGCTGGACCTTTCCGGAGGACTCGAAAAGATAGCCATCACCGGCGTCCCGGACCTCAACAACGACCACGTCCTCGCGCCCGACGGCTCCACCATCTACCTCTCGGCGAATGACGGCCACATCTACCGCGCAGATCTTCGGGGCGGCGAGGCGGACCGCCTCACCCCCGATGACGGGTCCTTCCATTTCCTGCACGGCGTCAGTCCGGACGGACTTGAACTCGCCTACGTAGGCATCGACGGCGGCGATTTCAGCAACCCGGGCCAAGTCATGACGATGCCCGCGGCCGGCGGCCCATCGGCGCTCGTGGACACCGGCCCTGGCCACTGCGACGGGCCCGAGTACTCTCCGGACGGGAAATGGCTCTACTTCAATACCGAGTCATTCACCACGCAGGCCGGGCATGCGCAGATTGCCCGGGCACGGGTTGACGGTACGGGCTTTGAACGGCTGCTCCACAGCGAAACCGTCGATTGGTTCCCGCACCTCTCCCCAGACGCACGCCTCGCCAGTTACATCCGCTTTCCGAGCGGAACCGTCGGCCACCCCGCGGACTTGCGGGTCGACGTCGTACTTGTTTCCACCAGCGACTGGGCTACTCCGCTCCACATGTGGCCCCGCTTCGGCGGCCAGGGAACCCTCAACGTCAACAGTTGGTCACCCGACTCCACCCGTTTCGCTTTTGCCGCCTACCCGGAAAACTAAAGTGGCTTTTGCGGAAGCCACGCTGCCCACTTCGATTGGAATGCCATGATCCTTCACACGGTTACCTTCTCCCTCTTCCACGAGCCCGGTTCCTCCGGGGAGCGGGAATTCCTGGACGCAGCAGTCGCCACGTTGACCGCAATACCAGTGGTTCAGGACTTCCGAGTGTCCCGCCAGGTTTCAAAGAAGAGCCCGCTCAATTTTCAGTTCGAAATGAAGTTCGACGGCGCGGAGGCCTTCAATTCCTACAATGACCATCCTGCCCACGTCGGATTCGTGGAGACCCGGTGGGCGAAGGAAGTGTCCGACTTCCAGGAGTTCGATTTCGAACCCTACGGCCAGGAAGGACGGTAGGGGGCTCCATGGCTAACATCGCCGCCCATGAAGCATTGGAAACGCTTAAACGCCAGGAAGAGGAGCTGATTTTCACCTCCTTCGACCATGGGGACGCCTGGAGGCTCGGCTCACGGTTGACCAGCATGGCCCAGGAGGCCGGTCACGCGATCGGCATCGACATCCGGCGCCCCGGGCTCATTCTTTTCCGCGCTGCGTTGCCGGGAATCACACCGGACCAGGAATCGTGGATCGCACGGAAATCCGCACTCGTCTTGCGGATGGAAGCAAGCAGCGCACTTGTCGAAGCCCGGCTGTCCTCCGCCGGTATCGATCCAATAGCCACGGGGTGGCTCGGCGCCGACTATGCCGTGACAGGGGGCTCGTTTCCCGTGCGGGTCCGTGGCGTTGGAGTGGTCGCCGCCGTCACGGCATCAGGCCTTTCATCGCAGGAGGATCATGACCTCATTGTCGAAGGGATCCGGCAACATCTCACCACCTAAGCAAGAACTCTCGCCAAAAAATTGTTGAACAATTCCTCTTGTTGATGCATCATTGGGTGTAGGCCCCGATTGAGATCGGGATCACAAAGCCCGCCCAACGTTCCATGGAGGAACCATGTCCGCGACCACTTCGCCAAGTTCAACACGGCGCAGCAAACCCTCGGCAGGCGCCGTCAAAGCCTTCATTGCCAGCGTCACAGGAACCTCCCTGGAGTACTACGACTTCGCCATCTACTCGGTCGCCTCCGCGCTCGTCTTCCCCAAGATCTTCTTCCCCACGAACGACGAAACCACCGGTCTCCTGTTGTCCTTCTCGGCCTTCGCGGTGGGTTACCTCGCCCGGCCTATCGGCGGCGTTGTCTTTGGCCGGCTCGGGGACAAGATCGGACGCAAGAACGTCCTGGTCATCACTCTCATCCTCATCGGCGCGGCCACGGTCCTCATCGGCGCTTTGCCGGATTACCACACCATCGGCATTGGGGCCACGACCATCCTGGTCCTCCTTCGCCTGGCCCAGGGGATCGGCGTAGGCGGCGAATGGGGCGGCGCCGTGTTGCTGTCCAGCGAGTACGCAAATCCCAGCAAGCGCGGATTCTGGTCTTCCGCAGCCCAGATCGGGCCGCCCGCAGGCAACCTGATGGCAAACGGCGCACTGGCCGTCCTCGCCGCCGTCATGAGCAACGATGCCTTCATCGCCTGGGGTTGGCGCGTGGCCTTCCTCAGCTCGGCCATCCTGGTTGCCTTCGGGCTCGTCATCCGGCTCAAGCTCGAGGAAACCCCGGTGTTCAAGGCCATCGAGGCCACCGGCGAACGGCCCAAGGCTCCCATCAAGGAAGTCCTCACCACCCAGTTCCGTCCCCTGCTCGCCGCCGCGCTGTGCCGGATTTGCCCCGACGTCTTGTACGCCTTGTTCACCGTCTTTGTCGCGGTCTACGCCACCAAGGAACTGGGGATGACCACGGGCAACGTCCTGGGTGCAGTCCTGGTGGGCTCGGCCTTCCAGCTGTTCCTGATCCCGGCCGCAGGAGCCGTCACGGACCGGTTCAACCGCCGGCTGGTCTATGGCATCACCGCCGCGGCCACAGCCGTGTACATCCCGCTGTTCTTCCTCATGATCCAGTCCCGCTCCGTCCTGGTGCTGACCGTCGGCGTCGTGATCGGCCTCGGGTTGCACGCCTTCATGTACGGCCCGCAGGCGGCCTTCATCACCGAACAATTCCCGGCCAGGCTCCGTTATGCCGGCAGTTCCCTCGCGTACACGGTGGCGGGCGTCGTGGGTGGAGCGGTGGCACCGTTGATCTTCACGGCCCTCTACGCCGCCACCGGAAGCTGGCTCCTGATCGCCGCATACTTGCTCGCCACAGCCGTCGTCACCATCGTCGGCCTCGCCTTGGGCCGGGATCCCGAGCCGGACGAGGATCTTCGCCTGCTTGCGGAAGCCCGCGCCTAAGCAGCCTGGCGCCCCGGAACCGGAACGCTTCGG is part of the Arthrobacter ramosus genome and harbors:
- a CDS encoding carbohydrate ABC transporter permease codes for the protein MSAVLHAHPESGPALGVAGPEKSRRVLSEAGMRGRWWRFVLILAITAIVLVPIMVTVVLALTPGPNSTATGLTLENLSNVFSETLAATWLKNSLITTVSTVIVAVAVAAPAGYVLSRGRSRAVSGYSLLLFVMQSLPIITSVVPLFILFAGLGLVDNLMGLIIIYVGSTMTVATWMMAAYFDSIPVSLEEASWIDGCSVFGSFTKVVLRNSLPGILSTAIFAFLLAWNDYLVAIVFLRSNEIFTLPMGVQSFFQQNQTDWSGVMALAVIMMLPPIIVFATLNKYFSVGGIGGSLAGR
- a CDS encoding Dabb family protein — its product is MILHTVTFSLFHEPGSSGEREFLDAAVATLTAIPVVQDFRVSRQVSKKSPLNFQFEMKFDGAEAFNSYNDHPAHVGFVETRWAKEVSDFQEFDFEPYGQEGR
- a CDS encoding heme-degrading domain-containing protein, whose protein sequence is MANIAAHEALETLKRQEEELIFTSFDHGDAWRLGSRLTSMAQEAGHAIGIDIRRPGLILFRAALPGITPDQESWIARKSALVLRMEASSALVEARLSSAGIDPIATGWLGADYAVTGGSFPVRVRGVGVVAAVTASGLSSQEDHDLIVEGIRQHLTT
- a CDS encoding carbohydrate ABC transporter permease, translated to MTSTTTQSGLARARRGLAPGGSGGGSLNRKSKLSGQTKRTFFWLLLPSVILLVLIHGYPLVYAGVQATHDGSLIDTGNFVGVDNFGHVLTSPAFWKAAQFTLWFTIVGVFGSWLVGLGLALLLRTKIPAGGTFKVLLLLPWVVPIVVSSTAWNWLVATPDSLIPSIFRNLGLGTPLFLADPHLAAVMVMVFKVWVSFPFMMMMISAALASVDTTVYEAASMDGASKWQQFTQITLPLIARSTYISWILMTIFCVNDFPTIYLLTGGGPVDATTSLVVLAYRTVFQDFQTGPGVAIAFLMTLTLVVVSVFLYRQIRKSSVE
- a CDS encoding ABC transporter substrate-binding protein — protein: MNVQSEASRNFSRRGFLGLTAAAAAVPLLAACGGGSSSSSAGGAIKFWDMPWATPAYNDAAKKITESYAPTGSNGKAGYQIIQWNNFYQTFSSAIASKTGPAVSTGGGFQAFQFDQQGQIAYADKVIDSLKKNGQFDDFLPGVLDPFKSDKGYVAVPWQLDMRVFWYRKSLFDQAGVALPTDWASLLDAGKALKKIGAFGFATGSGAGNNIGNHSMIMMMVNNGGGVFTKDGQLDVMNDRNVEATEYLLELVSNGIIDPAAVSYTTDNLNAQWKDKKAAFGPYVLGVPARVGDTSGDIMVASPIAGPHGDKHGLVFPNNIMMYKNTPSQESSEAFLTYYMGQLKELWRQKLMNALPVFKSITEMPEFTSDANNVKIVKEWQPIAKTFAAQGTSLNANLAVLDGGQALNQFTQTILTGKTDAKTALTAFKTGLESVIKK
- a CDS encoding MFS transporter — translated: MSATTSPSSTRRSKPSAGAVKAFIASVTGTSLEYYDFAIYSVASALVFPKIFFPTNDETTGLLLSFSAFAVGYLARPIGGVVFGRLGDKIGRKNVLVITLILIGAATVLIGALPDYHTIGIGATTILVLLRLAQGIGVGGEWGGAVLLSSEYANPSKRGFWSSAAQIGPPAGNLMANGALAVLAAVMSNDAFIAWGWRVAFLSSAILVAFGLVIRLKLEETPVFKAIEATGERPKAPIKEVLTTQFRPLLAAALCRICPDVLYALFTVFVAVYATKELGMTTGNVLGAVLVGSAFQLFLIPAAGAVTDRFNRRLVYGITAAATAVYIPLFFLMIQSRSVLVLTVGVVIGLGLHAFMYGPQAAFITEQFPARLRYAGSSLAYTVAGVVGGAVAPLIFTALYAATGSWLLIAAYLLATAVVTIVGLALGRDPEPDEDLRLLAEARA
- a CDS encoding Gfo/Idh/MocA family protein, translating into MTSSAPTPTTPHHGASPEGSSAGKKTLGVAAIGYAFMGKAHSNAWRNVGSFFDVPAFEQKVLVGRDPEQVARAAARYGWSESATDWRSVLERDDVHIVDICAPGWMHAEIAIAALEAGKHVLVEKPLANTLAEAEAMTDAARAARARGIQSMIGFNYRRVPALALAKELIAEGRLGTVRHVRAAYLQDWLVDPDSPMTWRLNKETAGSGALGDIASHAIDQVLFLLGDTVTEVSGRLHTFVDSRPGPDGPEQVTVDDAAWATLTLASGAVASVEVSRMATGRKNSLTMEIYGDKGSLLFDLESINELGFMDATVPVREQGFRRILVNEPDHPYMDAWWPQGHVIGWEHTFTHEIRDFLTAVATGTPPTPSFEDGLAVQQVLAAIEESADAKSAIIQVAAHRP
- a CDS encoding TolB family protein, whose amino-acid sequence is MIRTLRPGQRCEVWIASATGSSELAFTTDELLLEAPNWTLDGQALILNGDGVLWRLDLSGGLEKIAITGVPDLNNDHVLAPDGSTIYLSANDGHIYRADLRGGEADRLTPDDGSFHFLHGVSPDGLELAYVGIDGGDFSNPGQVMTMPAAGGPSALVDTGPGHCDGPEYSPDGKWLYFNTESFTTQAGHAQIARARVDGTGFERLLHSETVDWFPHLSPDARLASYIRFPSGTVGHPADLRVDVVLVSTSDWATPLHMWPRFGGQGTLNVNSWSPDSTRFAFAAYPEN
- a CDS encoding Gfo/Idh/MocA family protein; its protein translation is MSAATHQTTPSTRRGPVGVAVIGAGNISKAYLDNLTVFPDLKVHVIADLFEDAAEARAKEYGVPGWGGVDAALNHPDVEIIVNLTIPAAHVEVATAAVNAGKHVWTEKPFSLDRESGLALLKTADAAGIRLGCAPDTFLGAGLQTARRIIERGDIGTPLTALTMFQTPGPESWHPNPAFLFAHGAGPLFDMGPYYVTALVQAFGSVRKVAAVGSKAKDVRVVGSGPKAGEEFPVEVPTHVSAMLQFEGGASSHSVFSFESPRLRMGFVEITGTEGTLELPDPNYFDGDLKLWRAGAEEAETIPATGPANGRGMGVLDMARSLRAGVPHRAQGALAYHVVDTLVSISESAETGTFVGVDSSAVTSQALPEDWDPMAATL
- a CDS encoding sugar phosphate isomerase/epimerase family protein; amino-acid sequence: MSYSIQLYTLRNAMQEDLPGTIKKVAEIGYTQVEPYNFVATAKELGTALKENGLSAPSGHAPLLSQDQDEIFAAAKELGISTVIDPYLPAEHWQKAEDIQATAAKLNAAAKKGAEYGIRVGYHNHAWELESTIEGQTALEYFEGLLDPELVLEVDTYWASVGGQNPVELLARLGDRVKFIHIKDGPGTTDTKAQLPAGQGTIPVLDVVAAAKSLEVGVVEFDDYAGDIFEGIAESLAFLNAAQEVNA
- a CDS encoding sugar phosphate isomerase/epimerase family protein — protein: MPRPYTLFTGQWADLPFEEVARLASGWGYDGLEIAVSGDHLDAWRWDEPGYVESKLAILDKYNLKVWAISNHLKGQAVCDDPIDFRHQAIVGAKVWGDGDPEGVRARAAEEMKHTARLARALGVDTVVGFTGSSIWQYVAMFPPVPEKVIEAGYQDFADRWNPILDVFDECGVRFAHEVHPSEIAYDYWTTVRTLEAIGHREAFGLNWDPSHFMWQGIDPVSFIWDFKDRIYHVDCKDTKLRPTGRNTVMGSHLPWGDPRRGWDFVSAGRGDVPWESSFRALTAIGYNGPISVEWEDAGMDRLHGAPEALAALKKYDYPPSQTRFDAAFSQD